One stretch of Prunus persica cultivar Lovell chromosome G1, Prunus_persica_NCBIv2, whole genome shotgun sequence DNA includes these proteins:
- the LOC18788987 gene encoding uncharacterized protein LOC18788987: MASEEKRIEDELSYPILLSERVRSAVDEAESFKLECSEVGKQVDRLSQMLRTVVRFATTAPFLYERPIRRIVAEVSKNLERALTLVRKCKRQSVLRRVVTITSATDFRKLFNFLESSVGDMKWLLSIFDPDSGGNNGIVLSLAPIASNDPILSWVWSFIATIQMGQLPDRVEAANELASLAQDNDRNKKIIVDEGGVSPLLKLLKEGSSPDAQIAAATALYNLASDQEKVRTIVNEVGVPAIVQVLGDSPMKVQSRVATLVARMAEHDSVAQEDFARENVIRPLVTLLSFETFVEDRKIESGKQSIHSLVQINKEMEKSTLAKSKPSSNSRESNFRPYSNSYSSSSYTYYAEGSNRGGHNHRKERENEKPHVKLQLKVSCAEALWMLARGSVSNSRRITETKGLLCLAKLVEMEQGELQFNCLMTIMEITAAAESNADLRRAAFKTNSPAAKAVVDQLLRLIKDVDSPTLQIPSIKSVGSLARTFPARETWVIGPLVTQLSHKNLDMATEAAISLGKFACPDNFLCMEHSKTIIEFNAIPPLMKLLRGNEHSQLHGLILLCYLALHSGNTYDLEPTRVLTALEGADRSALPQHPELRELVARAIYHLNLYHTGGHSQRLTYVP; the protein is encoded by the coding sequence ATGGCTTCGGAAGAGAAGCGCATTGAAGACGAACTGTCGTACCCGATTTTGCTGTCGGAGCGGGTCCGGTCCGCCGTGGACGAGGCCGAGTCGTTCAAGCTCGAGTGCTCCGAGGTCGGCAAGCAGGTGGATCGCCTCTCGCAAATGCTCCGAACCGTCGTCCGCTTCGCCACGACGGCGCCGTTTTTGTACGAGCGCCCAATTCGGCGAATCGTCGCCGAGGTCTCCAAGAATCTCGAGCGAGCCCTAACCCTGGTCCGCAAGTGCAAGCGCCAGAGCGTCCTACGACGTGTCGTGACGATCACCAGCGCCACCGACTTCCGCAAGCTCTTCAACTTCCTCGAGTCTTCCGTCGGAGACATGAAGTGGCTGCTCAGCATATTCGACCCGGACTCCGGGGGCAATAACGGAATTGTGCTCTCCCTCGCCCCGATTGCCAGCAACGACCCGATTCTCTCATGGGTTTGGTCCTTCATCGCCACTATTCAAATGGGTCAGTTGCCGGATCGTGTTGAGGCTGCGAACGAGCTCGCTTCCCTGGCCCAAGACAACGACCGGAACAAGAAGATTATCGTCGACGAAGGTGGGGTCTCGCCGCTGCTGAAGCTCTTGAAAGAGGGCTCGTCGCCGGATGCCCAAATTGCGGCGGCGACGGCGCTCTATAATCTGGCCAGTGATCAGGAGAAAGTGAGGACCATTGTGAATGAGGTTGGGGTGCCCGCTATTGTGCAGGTTCTAGGCGACTCGCCGATGAAGGTTCAGAGTCGAGTGGCGACCTTGGTGGCGAGAATGGCGGAGCATGACAGTGTTGCCCAAGAGGATTTCGCCAGAGAGAATGTGATTAGGCCGCTGGTGACGCTGTTGTCGTTTGAGACTTTCGTGGAGGATCGGAAGATTGAATCGGGTAAGCAAAGCATTCACTCTCTAGTTCAGATTAACAAGGAAATGGAGAAGAGCACATtagcaaaatccaaacccagTAGTAATAGTCGTGAGAGTAATTTTAGACCTTACTCGAATTCGTATTCGAGTTCTTCGTATACTTATTATGCGGAGGGGAGTAATCGCGGGGGACATAATCATAGGAAGGAGAGGGAGAATGAGAAGCCCCATGTTAAGCTTCAGCTGAAAGTTAGTTGTGCAGAGGCTTTGTGGATGCTTGCTAGAGGTAGTGTTTCGAATAGTAGGAGGATAACTGAGACGAAAGGTTTGCTTTGCTTGGCTAAGTTGGTGGAGATGGAACAGGGTGAGTTGCAATTCAATTGTTTGATGACTATAATGGAGATAACAGCTGCTGCTGAATCCAATGCTGACCTTAGGAGAGCGGCGTTTAAGACCAATTCACCAGCTGCCAAGGCGGTTGTGGATCAGCTCTTGAGGCTGATCAAAGATGTGGATAGCCCGACATTGCAAATTCCTTCTATAAAATCAGTTGGTTCATTGGCTAGGACATTCCCTGCTAGGGAGACCTGGGTCATTGGTCCCCTAGTGACTCAACTTAGCCACAAAAATCTAGACATGGCAACAGAAGCGGCAATTTCACTTGGGAAATTTGCTTGTCCAGATAATTTTCTCTGTATGGAGCATTCAAAGACGATTATTGAGTTCAATGCTATCCCACCTCTGATGAAACTGCTAAGAGGCAATGAACACTCACAGTTGCATGGACTGATTCTCCTATGCTACCTTGCACTACACTCTGGCAATACCTACGATTTGGAACCGACTAGGGTGTTGACTGCTCTTGAAGGGGCAGACCGTAGTGCGCTGCCTCAACATCCCGAGTTGAGAGAATTGGTGGCGAGGGCAATATATCACCTCAATCTGTACCACACTGGAGGTCATTCTCAAAGGCTGACATACGTGCCTTGA